From a region of the Ovis aries strain OAR_USU_Benz2616 breed Rambouillet chromosome 2, ARS-UI_Ramb_v3.0, whole genome shotgun sequence genome:
- the LOC114113178 gene encoding FMR1-interacting protein NUFIP2-like, translated as MEILTVQQPAASARESQPLSMEEKPGQPQSQHHHSHHHPHHHPQQQQQQPHHHHHYYFYNHSHNHHHHHHHQQPHQYLQHGAEGSPKAQPKPLKHEQKHALQQHQETPKKKTGYGELNGNAGEREISLKSLGSEEATNPISRVLNGNQQVVDTNLKQTVKSSTFGKAGIKTRNFIQKNSMDKKNGKSYENKSGENQSIDKTDTVAIPNGVVTNNSGYITNGYMGKGADNDGSGSESGYTTPKKRKARRNSAKGCENLNLVQDKIMQQETNVPTLKQGLETFKPDYSEQKGSRVDGSKPIWKYETGPGGTSRGKPAVGDMLRKSSDIKPGVSSKKFDDRPKGKHTSAVASKEDSWTLFKPPPVFPVDNSSAKIVPKISYASKVKENLNKTVQNSSVSPSSSSSSSSSTGETQTQASSRLSQVPMSVLKSVTSASFSNGPVIAGTDASVYSPGGQPLLTTAANTLTPISSGTDSVLQDMSLTSAAVEQIKSGLFIYPSNMQTVLLSTAQVDLPSQTDQQNLGDIFQNQWGLSFINEPSAGPETVTGKSSDHKVMEVTFQGEYPATLVSQGAEIIPSGTEHPVFPKAYELEKRTSPQVLGSILKSGTTSESGALSLEPSHIGDLQKADTSSQGALVFHSKDYEIENQNPLASPTNTLLGSAKEQRYQRGLERNDSWGSFDLRAAIVYHTKEMESVWNLQKQDPKRIITYNEAMDSPDQ; from the coding sequence ATGGAGATCCTGACGGTGCAGCAGCCCGCAGCCTCAGCCAGAGAGTCCCAGCCGCTTTCAATGGAGGAGAAGCCCGGCCAGCCACAGTCTCAGCACCATCACAGCCACCACCATCCGCACCATCACccccagcagcagcaacagcagccgcaccaccatcaccattattATTTCTACAACCACAGCcacaaccaccatcaccaccaccatcaccagcagcCTCACCAATACCTGCAGCATGGAGCCGAGGGCAGCCCCAAGGCCCAGCCAAAGCCGCTGAAACATGAGCAGAAACACGCCCTCCAGCAGCACCAGGAAACGCCGAAGAAGAAAACAGGCTATGGTGAACTAAATGGTAATgctggagaaagagaaatatctttAAAGAGCCTGGGTTCTGAGGAAGCTACCAACCCTATTTCCAGGGTCCTCAATGGCAACCAACAAGTTGTAGACACTAATCTGAAGCAGACTGTAAAGTCCAGCACCTTTGGGAAAGCAGGAATTAAAACCAGgaattttattcagaaaaacAGTATGGACAAAAAGAATGGGAAGTCTTATGAAAATAAATCCGGAGAGAACCAATCTATAGACAAGACTGATACTGTAGCAATTCCAAATGGTGTTGTAACAAATAATTCTGGCTATATTACTAATGGTTATATGGGCAAAGGAGCAGATAATGATGGTAGTGGATCTGAGAGCGGATATACCACTCCTAAAAAAAGGAAAGCTAGGCGCAATAGTGCCAAGGGTTGTGAAAACCTTAATTTAGTGCAGGACAAAATAATGCAACAAGAGACCAATGTCCCAACCTTAAAACAGGGACTTGAAACTTTCAAGCCTGACTACAGTGAACAAAAGGGAAGTCGAGTAGATGGTTCAAAGCCTATTTGGAAGTATGAAACTGGGCCTGGAGGAACAAGTCGAGGAAAACCTGCTGTGGGTGATATGCTTCGGAAAAGCTCTGATATTAAGCCTGGTGTGAGCAGCAAAAAGTTTGATGATCGGCCCAAAGGAAAGCATACTTCTGCTGTTGCCTCCAAAGAGGACTCGTGGACCCTGTTTAAACCACCCccagtttttccagtggacaATAGCAGTGCTAAAATCGTTCCTAAAATAAGTTATGCAAGCAAAGTTAAGGAAAACCTCAACAAAACTGTACAGAACTCTTCTGTGTCACCATCTTCATCTTCATCCTCCTCATCATCTACTGGGGAAACTCAGACCCAAGCTTCAAGTCGATTATCCCAGGTCCCTATGTCAGTGCTGAAATCTGTTACTTCGGCCAGCTTTTCTAATGGGCCAGTTATAGCAGGGACTGATGCAAGTGTGTATTCTCCAGGGGGTCAGCCACTGCTAACTACTGCTGCTAATACTCTAACACCCATCTCTTCTGGGACTGATTCAGTCCTCCAAGACATGAGTCTGACTTCAGCAGCTGTTGAACAAATTAAGTCCGGCCTTTTTATCTACCCTTCAAATATGCAAACTGTGCTGTTGAGCACAGCACAAGTGGATCTACCCTCTCAGACAGATCAGCAAAACCTGGGAGATATCTTCCAGAATCAGTGGGGTTTATCATTTATCAATGAACCCAGTGCTGGCCCTGAAACTGTTACTGGGAAGTCATCAGATCATAAAGTGATGGAGGTGACATTTCAAGGGGAATATCCTGCCACTTTGGTTTCACAGGGTGCTGAAATAATCCCCTCAGGAACTGAGCATCCTGTGTTTCCCAAGGCATATGAGCTGGAAAAACGGACTAGTCCTCAAGTTCTGGGTAGCATTCTAAAATCTGGGACTACTAGTGAGAGTGGAGCCTTATCCTTGGAACCCAGTCATATAGGTGACCTGCAGAAAGCAGACACCAGTAGTCAAGGTGCTTTAGTGTTTCACTCAAAGGACTATGAGATAGAAAATCAAAATCCTCTGGCGTCTCCTACGAACACTTTGTTAGGCTCCGCCAAAGAACAGAGATACCAGAGAGGCCTAGAAAGGAATGATAGCTGGGGTTCTTTTGACCTGAGGGCTGCTATTGTATATCACACTAAAGAAATGGAATCTGTTTGGAATTTGCAGAAGCAAGATCCCAAAAGGATAATCACTTACAATGAAGCCATGGATAGTCCAGATCAATGA